The Vespula pensylvanica isolate Volc-1 chromosome 17, ASM1446617v1, whole genome shotgun sequence genomic interval TGGACACCGACGAGGCCAGTGCTATATTAGGAAAAACTGTTCCATATTACGTGATAATTAACATCGAAGCTTTCATTCTCTGTTATATCGGCGAATACCTCAGTTCAAAGGTGacatattgtattaataatattattaataatatttcttctttcttataatattatcttttctttctttataattttctttcttttctcctttctttattttttttttttttttttaaatgtccatcatctttctccgtttttcgtttctttcattttctttcttgtctgtTTTTAGAGTCTAACTATCGCAGTAGCAGCATACAATTTTCAATGGTACGAATTGAATTCTAAAgagaatagatatattttgttactGATACTTCGAGGACAAAAGAAATTGACCATCACGGTTGGCAAGTTTTTGGATTTGTCTCTGGAAAGTTTTGCCAGTGTAAGAAAAGGTTTTTAAttgatctataaataattacaagtatatatatatacactaatattttatgtatatatatatatatatacatatataatatattcttttaatatttcatatttctacaaaatgataggataattttatatctacattcatgaattattacatttcataataatatataataaatatataagataatcgAATCAATTTGGAAACGTTCTATagtctaataataataaaaaaaaaaaaaatatatatatatataaaatctatcttTGATTTATAGATCTTGAAAGCATCGGCATCTTATGGATCGGTATTACACGCGATGTATTAAACACTGTAAGAATTTAAATCTAGTGTAATAAAGATTTATCGTATATACGAAGTAGTGTAAAACGACGATTAGAGATTGACGTGATCGACAATGATTGGGAGATAGAACTTCtcgtgaaagaagaagaagaagaagaagaagaagaagaagaagaagaaaaagaagaaaaaaagaaacaaatgcaaaagaaaaaaaaaaaaagaataaaaaagaaaacgaaacaaaacttGAAATAATCtatcgtatacatacatagttatCGATGCGACACTATGCGTGTCGAATGCGAAAAAAAGTTTTGCTTTATACcagtataaattaaaagtagtATAGTCCAGTTAGAAAAATAGTTATTTCGATTATGTCCTTTTATCTCATGAAGAAAGTTTATAATCTTCGATAGAAACAACTTAAATCAACATTGACGATGAcgatcaaaaagaagaaggactttagaaggaggaggaaaagggggaggagggggaggagggggaggaggagggggtgggtgggtggtAAGGTGATAGAGGagtgaatatataaaagaaagttcCCGTGTAAAGTTTACTTATAAgtttttgaataattcaatCCAATGGGCTTTCGATcatcactctctctttccctctttgaATAGAGAGatcattattacttttctattttttttttttcctttctttttttcttttttttcttctttctttctctatatcttttgTAAGTAttcaagaaagaagatatcaCATCCTATAATCACGATATTCCGTtagatctttttctatctcacgAAAACCTGTAATCATCTTTATAaagaacgattttctttcgaaaacatacatacacgaacACGCGACTTATACACAATAGAGGGAACGAACATAAGGATTTTATATTGCAAACTTTTCTTTACAAACGTCgattgttcttcttcttcttcttcttcttcttcttcttcttctacttatttttcttcttctttttttttcttacgtcgaagatattagagagagagagagagagagagagagaaagaaggaggaggagaaaaaaaataaaataataaaagagaaaaagaaacagaaaaataatagcgACGTAgttagaagaataaaagagaagtttCGCATTGTGAGTTAGTGAAGagtttatataaatgtgtctGTTCgtatagggaaaaaaaaaaaagttcttttttttttttttttttttttttttttaaaacatctTTCAAGATAAATCGACGTTTACCACCGACGTCgttttactttgaaaaaaaaaagaaagaaaagaaaaagaaagaaaaaaatagtcgATTGATTCGACTATGACGTTGACGATGATATCTACTAACGTCAGTCCGATAAATCAACTGGTAGAGTTCAGTCTTCGTCTTATTGGTCTCTGGCCAGGTTATTCCTATGTAATAGTTCATCGTTTTTTATGGGTAATAACCAtgtgtttaatattattctttcaatattgGTACATCGTTATACATTTGACGTCTGGCGACTTGCCAGATCTTATGGATTGTTTGAGTATAACAATGTCGAATAGcgtgttttttattaaattaattatactctGGATGAAAAATCGGTAAGTGATATaaaacacaaataaaaaaaatatatatatatatatataaatgtatatcaaatgaaatgtttttcttctctctcttttttctttttttattattggaaaaaagaaagattgttttttctgtttttttttttttttttttgtcggatTTGTCGGACCAATAAATAATGTtggaattttgaaaatataaagaagaacaaagtCAATGCTTTTTAATTTAgattagaaatattgaaaaggtgttttaagtaaaaaaaaggtGTTCAACAAACATTTCTTCGATGAAACGATTATtgcgatattaaaatttattttcacttagatacgtgcatgtgtatatatatatatatatgttttttctttcttttttttatgataagaaatattaataaaaaatactatatagaaattattcatttagatATACAAGATGTCACATAtttctcttgtcttttttccaataaaaaatactagtgttattactttaattatgtatcaatgaaaattccaagattaaatatatattgttcgtAGTGTTTTCgatgatattttgaaaatgatgaCCGATGATTGGTTGGATTCtatcgataaaaaggaaaatcatgAAACGATGTCTAATAGAGTACAGTTGTCACAACGTTATTCGAGATTATTCGTCAGTTCTTATTCCATAGggcttatttttttctcatctttcgcATTGTTCACGCAAGAAAAACAGCTGATACTTAAGATGGAATTACCTTTCGACATTACGAAATCACCGATCTACGAATTGGTCAATATCGTTATATTCCTTCAAGAATTTATGGCTACGTCTATGTCAAGTATGCTAAGTGCATTACTTGTGACTTTggtaaagtataatataatgaaagaaaaattattcgtttcttcttttctttttttacttttcataaaGACACGAGTGTttgatgaatttaataaattcgatttatgaaaaaaaattgcttttttttttttttatacaataaattatatttcatgaatCGTGTCAGGATACTTATGCACAGTTATTATAcaatagtgtgtgtgtgtgtgtgtgaaaatatcattttattttatttttttttatttataataacattcACGAGTTCAATGAATTCcatttaatgtttaataaacGTAATTTTGCATATGCAACATACACGTACGCAAGCAAATTTTTTGTTGATAATATcacttattaataatcaataatcatTTTAGATACTACACGTTGATGGTCAAGTCGAGATAATATGTCATCAATTATCAGATATATCGTCGTTGATTCAAAAAGGCAAATCCTGTAGTAAGATATTAAAACTTTCGATTTACAAACATCAAAGGATCATCAATTTTACggataatatagaaaatatatttacgtatatagcacttattcaatttttatcgaatacaCTTGTTATATGTTCTCTCGGATTTTTGATAATTAcggtaaataaatatcgacgaatatatttcataataaaatattacattcattttgtttttcttgttcaaaaagaagaacaaaagaaaaaagagaaataaacgaaaaaataatatatacgagaCAGATTTGACATAAAGaggtttaaaagaaatttattcttatttttttttttttcagtcaTTAGATTCCGAGCAAAGAAACGTAATCTTAGCAAAAACTATACCTTATTACGTTCTTGCGAATCTCGAAGCATTTGCACTTTGTTACGCCGGTGAATATCTAAGTTCTAAGGTgagtagaatatatatatatatgatggaTCGAAGTCGAATTTTTAGGTGATTCGTAAAAGTGATTAGAAGAATATCATTACAGagatcaattatttcttttcgacgttttaaaatgtaatactgtttttttctttcttttttttttttttttttttaaattaggattgaaaaataagtataaaaaaaaaaaaaagaaagaaggtaagaaaaagacaaaacaaaGAAGTAGCCAAAGCCTGAAAAAAGAACTGATAAATTTTCGGAGTCACCTTAAGAACTTTTGATCCATCTAggaacttctttctttctttctttcttttttttttttttctaacttatTTGATCCAATttgtacaatataaaatatatataatataaaaaaatattgtaaataaaattattttctatctgtaCAGAGCACAGATATCGAGAGAGCAGCTTATCATTCAAATTGGTACGAATTGGATCCAAGTGAAAGTCGATTTCTATTGCTTCTAATGATCAGATCACAAAAACGATTTGTCATAACTGCTGGAAAGTTTATGGATTTATCGTTGGAAGTGTTCGCAAGcgtaagataaataaaatgtggtttttctttttcctttcattttcttttcttttcttttttcttttttttttttttctattaattttaccTTCcgtcaattattataataattgcaaaataatttcattacgaTAATTCGATCATCGTATTTTCGTTTCAGATGTTAAAAGCATCTGGATCATACGTGTCAGTTCTTTACGCGATGTATTAAAAatccttttaattaaaacaacatGTTTTAACGACTATTgtgtgatatataataatagaatcttCGAGTAAATTCTAATCTAAATTTCtaatgttttaattttcataataataattattattattatttgtttctttttcatcatattactattaatatcaTATGTCTATGATAGAATTAATGAACGTTCAATTGATCAGAAAATGctgttgaaatttttattaaaacgaaattcaaTTTGACATCATTtccaaatctttttctttctttctttctttctttctttcttttttttttttttgtttttgttataattataatttaatcagTGAACGTCGAACTCACCAAAAAAAGTAatgttgaaattttaattaccatgaaattcaaattatgtgtacccttctctctttctctctttcccttttctatgatattttaatgtgaaacaaaaatgttgctttcttcgtttttacttcactaaagaaaaacaagaactAAAACACGTAGTAGAGTTCGCGTGTGACGCGAACATttgcattattaaataaaatgattttcgatTCACGAAGggctctctatttctctctctctctctctctctctctctctctcattctccaactttttttatttcttattttatttgtctttcatttttcaattctaAATCGACGTAATaacatctttatttctttttcttttttttttttttttatttattccttataGGTTTTCTTTGGACTATAATCATGCTTGCAAAACTATCAAtttaatataagaagaaagagaaagaaagagaaagaaagaggggacagaagaaaggagagagagagagagagagagagagagagagagagagagagggagaaacgaATAGACATCGTTTATGCAACAAATTTCATGTCACTATTGTTTCGTTTTTGCTTTCTATCAGAagtgcttcttcttctttttcttacgtgATCGAGAAACTGTTTTACCGAcggtgataaaaaaataaataaataacttactaatatatgtacattcgaAGTATAAAAGTTTTTGAAGCATcgaaaattgaagaaataaaatattcgatgttACCTGGAAGTCCAATAAATCGTTTACTCGAGTTCAGTTTACGTTTCATTGGATTATGGCCAGGTTATAGTTACGCTATAATTCATCGTATTCTTTGGATATTTGCAATGACTTCCACcttgatatttcaattttgGTATCTAATAGCAAATTTCCGATCGGGCGATTTACCAGGTTTGATGGATTGTTTAAGTATCACCATCTCTaactatttactttttattaaattaataatactttggATCAAGCACAGGTATGTTATAAGTGTTACACTTCTTAAATAaagattcatatatatatatatatatatatatatatataattttatttatatatctttttgattaatttttttcttgtttcttatatatatatattttttattttaaagttgAATCCCACctgtctttttattattatttttatgcgtGTATATGCATGAATatgtttaatcaatttttaattcgatcattttcatatgatataatctattttaagaaattaatatatatatatatatttataatttaacaattatatatatatatatattttttgatttaataatattctttcaaatGTTATCAATAATTTGTACGATCCAATCAAAGATGTTTTTCGTCAGAGTATTTAAcgagattttaaaaatgatgacGTACGATTGGAGAAAGTGcctaattgaaaaagaaaatgttgaaacAATGACGAAGAAAGTGATATTATCACGCCGTTATTCGAACTTTTTCGTTGGTTCTTATTCCCTAGGAGTaatattcttcctttcgttcgctctatttgcaaaagaaaaacagctGATacttaaaatgaaattaccaTTCGACGTTATGAAATCGCCGATTTACGAGCTCATcaattttctacaatttttcgaagaattcaTAGCTGCCTCTACGTCCGGTATGATGAACGCTTTGCTCGTGACCTTGGTgagaatcaatttttcttttttttctaaatcaataattaagaacaataatatatatttgtttcttttttgtttcctcaatacaatttcaataataactttatcgtgttatttcatttcattttctttttttattttattttattttatattttagatgcTCCATGTGGACGGTCAAGtcgaaataatatgtaaaaaattttcagaaaTATCTCGAATGGCGGAGAATCATTTGTCgtgtaagaaaatttttgaatcGTTGATCAAATGCCATCAGAGGGTCATTACATTTGCCgagaatatcgaaaatatattttcttacatcGCACTGATgcaatttctttcgaatactTTGGTGATCGGACTATTGGGTTTCCTAATCGTCACGGTGagttatacatttatatgtgtctatgtacataaaaatcatgattatgaaaaaaaaaaaaaataaaatattaaaatgattgaGAAATATTCTATGATAAAAAGTCACTAGATTCCGAGCAAAGGTCTGTAATATTGGCAAGGACTATTCCCTATTATATTCTAGTGAATTTGGAGGCCTTCGTTCTTTGCTTTGCTGGAGAATTTATTAGATCCaaggtaaataattttttgttaataataataataataataataataataataataataataattttataaaaagtaattttgcAAGCTggctttttgtaattttaattttgtaagtcgaaaaacaagaagaagaagaagaagaagaagttagcttgaaatgttttgaaaaagtgtttaaacatttttttttaaaaccaTCAAGGAACATTTGCacctagaaacttttgatctACTTTATATCGGATTGGATATTgctgatttatttttttacttatttattttttctcttcttttcttcactttctgcctttttacctttttatttatttatttatttatttatttatttatttatttatttatttatttatttttatagagcATAGCTATCGAGAAAGCAGCTTATGAATGTAATTGGTACGAACTTGATCcgaaagaaagtaaatctttattattactgaTAATCAGATCCCAGAAAAGATTTAAGATCACCGCAGGCAAGTTTATGGAGTTATCCTTAGAAAGATTCGCACGAGTAAgatattttggaaaaataaattaactttctttaggttttattaatgtaattatttttttgttttgtttgtttgtttgtttgtttgtttgttgtaGATGTTGAATGCCTCTGCCTCGTACGTTTCTGTACTTTACGCgagttattaaaattcattttttatttcttcattttgtagtaaatatatacttacacgcatagaatatgaatatatgtgcatttatatgtgtatatatatatatatgtgtatgtgtatgtttgtgtgtatatatagagtatttttaaagttattatatgtttaattattatataataattatgtattttattatttctctctctctctctctctctctctctgtctttctctcttatattaaaaataatagataaaaatatgatttaaataattacattataatatatatatataatatatagatatattgaaATTGTAGAATACCATATTTCATAGAGAATACTTTCTTCAATCCAAGAGACATCAGTCAATCCAAAGTAATAATTTGAGATGCTACacttaagaaaaagaaaagaggggaaaaaagagaagaaaaaaaaaaaagaaaaaaaaaaagaaaataaaaggaaaaaagcacAATCGAAAATTCATCTCACAATTTCacaacttatttttattttttctctttcgttacttatttaacaaaaaaaaaaaaaaaaaaaaaaagaaaaaagaaagaagaaaaattactaCCTTGCTTCGAGcgatcgtatatttttctaatttcttatttctttttcttttttccttctctccgacaatttttttcgaagcattatatacgtatatgtctACGTTATACGAAGAGTCCGAACATATCCGaacattacatattttaacGATCATTTCTTTCACTTCAGTGCGATTACacgtaatattttctatgaatgataaaaaaagaaagaaagaaagaaagaaaagagaaaaaaaaaatactaagaAAACTAGACACGTGTACTATGTTTCcttcatattaatattttattcgtaatattatacttaactgtcgtattttttatttcgagttTTCTTCGCGATCATCATTCGAGAAACTTTGTTTTATGTTGAAAGTAAGGAGTTTTCGATGAATTATGCAATAGCTTGAAattgtagagaaaaagaaaaaaatagagagagagagagagagagagagagagagagagagagagagagaggagaggaagaagaagaagaaaaagaagagaaagaaagagagaaaaagaatgatcgataaacTGTTGGTGTGGGATACATGAGACGTGcgcatttgaaaaaaagaagatagaaagaaagaaaaaagtgaaagaacaagaaagatagaaagaaagaaaagactagGATAATAGTAAATCAGGATCGTAGGTCAGTATCATTGAGATCATTCTACGATATAGAAGGTAGAAAGACTATCAACTAACTTCTTCGCGTGGATTCGTTTCACGATCAGCTGATTTCTTACATCTTAGTTATCTTCTGAATAACGTTgtgcatatagatatatacatacatacacacacatatatatatatatatacaaagagaaaaagaggaagaaagatagaaagatagagagaatagaaaaaaaaaaaaaaaaagataaaatgttgACGAGTACAATCGGTCCAGCTGTACAATTAGGATTACGTTGTGTTGGAGTATGGCCTAATTCTATGATGATATTTCCACGAATTTTTTGGATTGTGACAGTATCGTTTATACAAACGTTTCaatttcgttatctttttGCACATTCGGGATTCATGGAACTTATGAGAATCATGGATAGTGTCAGTCTTACTTTGGCATACACGATTACCATCTTGAAGCTCTTCGCTTTTTGGATTAATTATAAGTaagattgtatatatgtatattatgtttatattgaTACATGCGTATACGTGCGTATGTATCATTGATTGATTTCtctacgatttattatttaatcgattaatttttctttttgttggaACGATGGAATTACGTTTGTGATTTTCTacgtgtatgtttgtgtgtttgtcttatttatataactttgttaatatctaattattacgaatatttgtAAGTCCGTGAATGTGTTTTTACATTTGAGttggaattattttctatatgaaCAGtacaacttttctttctttttctttttcttttttcttttttctttctttttttcttttttttttttttttttacatataatatcgCAATACTTGCAATTGTTATTCATTAGTATTAGTTCTAATTGATCTATTAgcaatgaaaatgttttaattattatcaatattataatattttagtatGTGTATGTTAATCATATATtcattcttaaatatttcatgacagaataatagtaataatgatgatgatgatgatgataataataataataataataataataataatataacatgcattctatataaatttgaaacgaAACTCAATTCTTtctaaacgattatttttgattcttgtaaaaatgagataaagaaaaaaaaaaaaaaacgaaaaataaataagaaaagcaaaagaaagaaaaaaaggaaagaattaattattaataatgaattaaattgattttgaaaaatgttaaagaaaattcttgcgtattaacgattaatataatt includes:
- the LOC122635186 gene encoding odorant receptor 85c-like isoform X2 — translated: MTLTMISTNVSPINQLVEFSLRLIGLWPGYSYVIVHRFLWVITMCLILFFQYWYIVIHLTSGDLPDLMDCLSITMSNSVFFIKLIILWMKNRVFDDILKMMTDDWLDSIDKKENHETMSNRVQLSQRYSRLFVSSYSIGLIFFSSFALFTQEKQLILKMELPFDITKSPIYELVNIVIFLQEFMATSMSSMLSALLVTLILHVDGQVEIICHQLSDISSLIQKGKSCSKILKLSIYKHQRIINFTDNIENIFTYIALIQFLSNTLVICSLGFLIITSLDSEQRNVILAKTIPYYVLANLEAFALCYAGEYLSSKSTDIERAAYHSNWYELDPSESRFLLLLMIRSQKRFVITAGKFMDLSLEVFASVFFGL
- the LOC122635186 gene encoding uncharacterized protein LOC122635186 isoform X3 encodes the protein MTLTMISTNVSPINQLVEFSLRLIGLWPGYSYVIVHRFLWVITMCLILFFQYWYIVIHLTSGDLPDLMDCLSITMSNSVFFIKLIILWMKNRVFDDILKMMTDDWLDSIDKKENHETMSNRVQLSQRYSRLFVSSYSIGLIFFSSFALFTQEKQLILKMELPFDITKSPIYELVNIVIFLQEFMATSMSSMLSALLVTLSLDSEQRNVILAKTIPYYVLANLEAFALCYAGEYLSSKSTDIERAAYHSNWYELDPSESRFLLLLMIRSQKRFVITAGKFMDLSLEVFASMLKASGSYVSVLYAMY
- the LOC122635186 gene encoding odorant receptor 85c-like isoform X1 gives rise to the protein MTLTMISTNVSPINQLVEFSLRLIGLWPGYSYVIVHRFLWVITMCLILFFQYWYIVIHLTSGDLPDLMDCLSITMSNSVFFIKLIILWMKNRVFDDILKMMTDDWLDSIDKKENHETMSNRVQLSQRYSRLFVSSYSIGLIFFSSFALFTQEKQLILKMELPFDITKSPIYELVNIVIFLQEFMATSMSSMLSALLVTLILHVDGQVEIICHQLSDISSLIQKGKSCSKILKLSIYKHQRIINFTDNIENIFTYIALIQFLSNTLVICSLGFLIITSLDSEQRNVILAKTIPYYVLANLEAFALCYAGEYLSSKSTDIERAAYHSNWYELDPSESRFLLLLMIRSQKRFVITAGKFMDLSLEVFASMLKASGSYVSVLYAMY
- the LOC122635190 gene encoding odorant receptor 2a-like gives rise to the protein MAENHLSCKKIFESLIKCHQRVITFAENIENIFSYIALMQFLSNTLVIGLLGFLIVTSLDSEQRSVILARTIPYYILVNLEAFVLCFAGEFIRSKSIAIEKAAYECNWYELDPKESKSLLLLIIRSQKRFKITAGKFMELSLERFARMLNASASYVSVLYASY